The Oryzias latipes chromosome 16, ASM223467v1 genomic sequence gcacgcgcgcgcacgcacaaacacactccacaacacttttatcttctaattaaagaaaacaaaacgttttttgtaaactggtcCTAAAACCCCGTCGTACTGCTGCAACCTGGTGCTAATCAGTGCTAATTAGGTGCGATTTGAATGATTACAACAACACACTCTGCTCCTCCCCTAAAGTGCGATGCGGACCCAATTTGCATACAGATATCTGCAACGTCATTTCGCCTAGTCGAAACTCTAATTCAGGATATCTGTAATTACATTTTGACTATCCTGAATGAACATTACAGATATCTCAAGTTTCAGATATCTCTattcaaatttcatttcaaGATATCTGTACCTTGATTATAGATATCTACAATTAAATTATGACTATCCCTAACTCCAGTTTGAGATATCTACAACGTCATTTTGACTAGTCATAATTCCAGTTTCAGATATCTACAACGTCATTTCGCCTAGTCAAAACTTAATTTAAGATATCTGAAAAGGAACATGTAGATATCTTGAATTGACTTGAAATAAAGATATCTTTAACTTGAGTTTTGACTAGTAAGAATGAAATTGTAGATATCTGAAACTGGaattacagatatctacaattCAGTTACAGATATCCGTAATTCATGAAGTGGATATCTGCAACTGaattgtagatatctgtaattGTAAACCCCATACAAATGAATGGTGAAAGTGATGTCATTTGTCCTAGGAATAAAATCTTTGAGGATATCTAAAATTACGATTACGGATAGGAAGAATGTAGTTGCGGAtatctgaaatgttctttttgactAAGCAAAACTCAAATAAAGATATCTGCAACACACATCCAGTCTAgccttttaatgttaaaatggccTGCCATAAATGTGGTGTTTATCATCCTGTCCTGAAGGGGGCGCTCTGCCTTACAAGACTACTTGAATCTCTTGTTTCCACCTAGCGTAGAAGAGGAAGAGCAAGATGGCGGAGCGTGGCTACAGTTTCTCCCTGACCACATTTAGGTATATTTTCTTAACATTCTTGTAGACGTTGGAAAAAAACCGTCTATTAAGATATGCAGACcggtatttaaacttttaagttaCTCTTTCAAACCCGGGGTTTCTTGTAAAGGCAGAGTCTCTTTCAAAGTCTCTAGTTGGTGCACTGTCATCGCCTGCTATGAATCGGCTAATTTCGATTGTGTTAGCTAAGCGGCTAGTCGctgatgaaaattgtaaaaTCGCTGCTGGCCGTTAGTTATTTATGAACTCACTAAGTTACACTTTTAAAGTGCACATAAAGACCGTTATCAGAGATTGTCACCTTTTAGAATGTTATTTTAATGCCTTTAAATGAGTTGATTTAGTCTTCTCTATTTTACTTTCTGTTTCGTCCCATCCCAAATATATTATGGATTTATTTACTCTTAGATTAGACTTTTCTTCCACACACCTCCAGCACCAAAATCACTCTGTATTTGCTTCTGCAGTCCCTCTGGTAAACTGGTCCAGATCGAGTATGCACTGGCAGCTGTAGCAGCCGGAGCTCCTTCCGTTGGCATCAAAGGTAAGAACCTTTTAACCTGGAATAATAATCATGAGGAAGGATTCTTGACTAAATGGATATACGTCTGCTCAAGAACACTGGCTACAGAGTATTTATATAAAttctactttaaaaataaaaaaaaaagtttgaaaagggATGCTCTCATCAAACTATCGAGTATTAAATACTATGATACATATCTTACACTAACCAAACACTTAACGTTATAATACCCCAATTCATTTCAAAGCAAACGgtactgtttttattcattttttgtaaatcatTCCTTTATTACATGGATTATGGCTAGTATTATTTgctaactaaaataaaatgaatcaatTATTCAAAATGGAAAGTCTAAATTCCCTCTAAAAAGATTGTTTTGTATgtgtattttgaaatatttgcatttatttatttacatacttttattgtgttttgtaaaCGGCTCAAgttattttattgtatattACCATGTAGAAATGCAGGATACAAGACTTGAGGTTAACATATAATTGTTTGATAACACTTTTCAAAGAACTCTTTataaaaatctgtttatatTCATCCTCAGTAATGCAGGTGTATTGAAACATGatttgttgaatatttttgcTACTGCTGCAAAGAAAATCATGCATCACAAAATGatcatttacttttttgtttcagcTTCAAATGGAGTAGTTCTGGCAACGGAGAAAAAGCAAAAGTCTATCCTGTATGACGAACAAAGTGTGCATAAAGTGGAGCCCATCACTAAGCACATAGGCATGGTCTACAGTGGGATGGGCCCTGACTACAGGTATGTGCTTTGTCTCAGTTTAGACCCatattgtctgttttttttttcactgaatgCATACAAAACTGTATCATGAGCAGCAACTcataaatgaatagaaaaagtgaaatattCAAAGCTCTGCATTTAAATTCTATTTCAATATATCTTatgtaattttctttctttttatgttctttcttttttgattactttaaaaatgtgaatagaCGCTTTTCCCTTTAAATGTGTGCGTGTCACTCACTGCTAATAGGACAAAGAAGTCTTATACCAGCAAAAAATAGTAACACACAGTTTTATCCTGGCAGGGTTTTGGTGCGGCGTGCTCGGAAGCTGGCACAGCAGTACTACTTGGTGTATCAGGAGCCAATTCCCACAGGCCAACTTGTGCAGAGAGTGGCCTCTGTGATGCAGGAGTACACACAGTCTGGGTGGGTATCCAAAAAATTTTAGTCTTGCAGGCACTCATTTAATGCTGGACATTCACTGAGATTTGTTTGACATATTATTGGAGATCatctttatgttatttttcaagTTCGATTATTATCATTGAAATTTGTTCCTTTCGACATTTTAATACCATTGTGACAATTGACAATGCAAGGTTTTTTATTCTCACCTAATTTTTAGTGGAGTGCGCCCGTTTGGTGTCTCGCTGCTGATAGCTGGATGGGACGAGGACCACCCATACCTGTTCCAGTCTGATCCCTCTGTATGTTCTTTATAGCTCCATTTTTACAGAAGCAGTTGACATTTTTACATTGGAATCTTTTAAGATGAATTATAGTTTCCTCTGTCTTTAAACCTCATCAGTCATCATAGAAACTTTCAAATCTCTGACTTATTTGTGACCAACAGGGTGCGTATTTTGCATGGAAAGCCACAGCCATGGGAAAGAATTACGTTAATGGGAAAACATTCCTTGAAAAAAGGTACAAGTTTACAATTATGAGCCAAATTAGGGAGTTATAATGAATGTGGGTAatggttttaaatctttgaattGAGTTTTTCACTCTTGGATTCATCACAATATGCACACAATAAgcccttgttttgtttttaaatatatttcagtgAGTCAATGTCatatgctattttttttctttagagagATTTCTCAAGTTatgatttaatttaatctttGTTTTCCAGATATAATAATGATCTTGAGTTAGAGGATGCCATCCACACAGCCATTCTGACACTCAAGGTAGATTTATTTTAAGGAATACAATtttattgggttttttttaagtaaaaatgtttatatacCTTTTTCTGTGTGTTGCAGGAGAGCTTTGAGGGTCAGATGACTGAGGAAAACATTGAGGTGGGAATCTGCAATGAGGCTGGATTCAAAAGACTCACCCCAGCAGAGGTGAAGGACTACTTGGCAGCTATTGCGTGAACACATCTCCCTGACGGCGGGGCCTTCTGCCCTCacttcaagacaaacacttGAGTGCAGTAGCCAATAATCTCATGACACATTGTTGTAGACCACTGTTTTCcgatgttttgtcttttttgttgaaTGATTAAATATTTACAAGGCATCCCCTTTAAAGCATCACTATATGCAGaacaataaatattataaactagaCTCCTGCAGCCTGTTGACCAGCATAGACGGCACTAATGTGGTTGTCTCAGGTTATACCCCGGAAATATCCATGTCACACTGTACTGTGTCATGTGACAATTGGCTACTGTGCAAAAGAAACGATTGCTGGCTCcagataaatatatttttaagctATCCACCGAATTCTGATTTTCTTGCTCAACTCTTGTACTTGTGGCCATGCTAAGTTTGCATTAAGGCAAAGTTCTACAGAACGTTTCTGTGCAAGATCTctctaaaaatgcaaaatatttaaattcaggcaaaatatttcatttaagtcCAATTGGTTAAAAATCAAATTAGAAATCAGGTCATCTACAAAGTACAACTTGAAAAGGTTTAGTGGGTGGTCTTAAATTTTGAGGAATATCTGGTTGCCTATACAGCTGTTTTACATGTACTTTTTTCATTATAAAAACGAttcttaaatttgtattttcaaTTCTGTTATCTGccacttaaataaaataaaagaaatgtgttcaaaggttgcctctttattttttaacaatgtgCAGCTAATGCAACAAGTGACTGCTGCATGAATTCATGAAACGCTTAAAATTAGCGCCAACTTTCGAAACGAGCGCGTTGGTTGGAACCGCATAACCGGAACACGTTGTACAACAGCACATGGATCCCTCCGCAGTCTTACTTTTGGGTTAAACTGCAATTGTTAAAACGAAATCATTTTAACCCATAGTAGTATTTTTCAATTGTTGTGCAAAGTAGTCGAATAGTATGTACTTTTAGAACGAATACATTGTTTTATTGAAAGATCTATTTTTGTCAGCGGCGGATTACGGTTAGTCACATTACAACCATGACGTTTATGGCGCCAGAAATCAAGGTTTTGCTCAGGAGCCGTCGCGCGTTGTGTCAGCTGgattgtgattgttttttttctcttggcgATATCCGAAAACACAAGACGTGAGCGAGTTTCTTTCCGTTGTTCGCGATTGTATGAGGTTGAAGAGGAGTCAAAATGGTGATACTACGCAGCAGCGGCTGTGTCGGAGCGGAGTCGGTGGCAACCACTCCGAAGAGGAGGACCCTCGAGTTGGATACAAGCTCCGAGTTCCTGTCGCTGATTCCCGGGTCACAGAAAAAGTCTACCCGCCTCACCCGCTCCTTTCGGTCTTTGAATGACAGCTTTAGCAGCCCTGAAAACCCATTGGCTAATGTAAGGATAAGTGTTTAAAGCCTATATAGCTAGCTAGAATAACGGTTTTGTCCGTTAGAGCAGCTATCAATGAACGCAACTGTGGGCGCTAAATGCTAGTAGGCTAAGCTAACTAGCGAAATGTATTTGCAGTTTGTCACTGAGTTGATTCTCAGCGCTAACTCTTTTTAATGGAGTTTTTGTTATGAGTTTCAAACGAGTCTTTCTCATTAGTTTTACTTCTTGTGATGTGAAATCTAATATTTTCCGTTGTTAGTTATTTAGTATATTATTGTTCTTGACAACCAAACATATATAAGGATagttttataaacattttctaCTGAGTTTAATTAATGCTAGAACTCATACAGTAGAAATGTCCTCTTTTATCATCCCTGTCCATAATTTAGAAATAGTCTAATTGGTTGTCACAAACGTAAACGGATGGCATTGGTTAGTTTTTAGACGTGTTGCTGGCTTGTTATTCTTTAATGCAAGTTCATATACTTAACCTTTTGTTTTGGTGGGAACTGATTTATGTATGTCACCACATCAGGGCCACACAAAACAAGAGGAGGGAGCTGATCTCCATCACTCTATTAGAACCAGAGGACGGCGAGTGAAACATGAAGTTTCTTACACTAACATGGGACCAAAGACCAGCTCTCCTACAAATGAAGACAAAGCTGAAGGCTACTGTACCAGGTAACACAGGACCCTTCATTGGAGAGCATAACTAGAAATCTGAACATTATGTTACTGAACAGCTGTTGTCACAACATCTGTGTAGATATTTTTACCAATCAAAAGTTCAGTTTCTGGTGGCAGAAcctaaagtgaataaaaaagttattctaacttaaaaaaatttactttattttattaaagataaAATTCGGAATAGCACAGAAATTGGGAAGTGATGTGAAAAATACCAAAGGATTGtcaaacttttaaagttcatatttctttataaaagcCAAATActtgtatttttaacttttatgtgtCAACAGAAAATCTTCTAGACTGCAGAGAGAAGGTAAAGCCTCCAGTGGACAGCAGCAAGCAGGTATAATGTACATGAATGTCCAAATAAATGCTCAGCAAATGAACCAGTTGAGAAAGATCCTGTATTAAATCAAGCTTATACTTTATGTGCACTATTTCAGAAGTTCCAGATGAAGTTCCAGTTGAGGAATCTTCCACTCCCAAGAGGAGTCGCTTTAACCTACAGAGCAGAGATGGGAGgacggaggaggaagaggaagaagaggaagagggctCTGTGCGTCGAAGCTCCCGCATCACCAGATACAAACTCCATTCCCATAACCAGTCAGTGCTCTATGACCGTCTCATTACAAAGTGAGTTCAACATTTCCTCAGTAAAACATTACAAGACTTTAAGACTTCTTCTATTAATATTATGATTCAAATTCAGTGATGAACTTTTActaaaatagatattttttatCTCTGACTTTCAGCACGGCTGaagctgttctgcagaaaatgGATGACATGCAAAAGATGAGACGTCGACTGAGAAGCAGAGACACTAAAGAAGAGGTAATCATCCTTGTAATAGGAGACACTGGGGGTACCTGTGGAGTAATCTGCTTGAAAACTAGCAAAACTTTGGCTCTGTTACCGCCTAGAAGCTGAGTGCGTACGGCAGTGGCAGAATGAGACGGTCTCTTCGGTCAAATACTGAGAGTAAAAAATCTGAGGAGAAAGACCAAGGTAGGACAGTGAGATTATTACTTGGATTAAGGAAATAAAGTGTGATTAAAAACGTCTCTAAAGTCTCTCACTACAACTTATTTGTTTGGGCTTTGAAACTGtttcatttattgtaaaaaaaatgcacttgtcaaatattttcctgttttgccAAAATCTCTGtaacaaatctattttttttttttttttttttacaaaacacatTCCTCTTTTCACAATTTAGACTCCATTTCAAAGttgtttgctttcttttttcttcttctaaaagtATTTCTTGTGTTTTGGACTTTTATCAAACTGTAATTCTTAGTCCACATTAAGATTTAGGCTGCAGCGTCATTCCATGAAACTTTGCACTTAAAATTTAGAGTTTACACATTTCTTCAACcacaggagaagaggaggaggaggaagatggagaaggggatgatgaagaggaggaggaggatgaagaagaagatggagaggaagaggaaaaccAGAGACGTTACGACTTTAGACAGAGGAAAACTGTGGTTCGCTACCAGGCTCCACAGGATGGTACTGTCTGCCATAACTAGATGGATTTATCAGTTATTAATTAATGCTCATCATATAACCAAAGCTTTGGATTTtataaatgatatttttcttaactCATTGTTGATTcctcttgatttaaaaaatgttactatttttaataatgaaagtcacaatgttgttgtttttatttttcttcttgcaCTTTGTTAACTTCGTGATTGCTGatattttttggattttcatcAGAACCCAGAGAGCCCAGGAAGCGCAGCATGTACTTTAAGGACCACTCGCCCCCCACCAGACGGCGGTTCCGGTTCAGCTCCACGGCTCCCAGGAGCCCTTACAACAGGAGGAGATCTAGCAGGTTTCTACTTTAATACACAATCAGCATGAATACTCTTCCAGATTGATTTTGTAATCGCCTCACATTTAACAGTGAACATTTTTGACTAATTTGCTACTAAAGCAAACTTATATATTCCTACAATCTTACATTTTGACAAATGCTGTTTGAGCCAATTCATACAGAGATTTAACAGTTGGTATGTTTACAAACCTAATGTTTTCAGCACTGTTGTTGACAGACATTTGGTTGAGCCTCACATTTCATCCTTACCAAaactcctttttgttttttaatgtcttccttTAATACTCAGGAGTAGTTCTGAGAGGTAAGACCCTTAACTgctcctcttttttcttcttttttcttccttcttgggtgctttttctctatttttttggGGCAATGGTATTGTCATGAAGTAGTGCATGAGGGCTGCACATTGTGGTTTAAAGCAAAATGTTGTAAATTAGTAGTTTAATGGCAGACCGTGGCATCAAAAAGTCAGCTTGTACTTTATACTCTGAGTCTTGTGTATAGTTTTTGCTGTCAAACTTCTTCCATTCCGAAAAGAATCAATCAAGTAAAATTTGTTAGTTATTGTAGTACACTGGGACTGACAGGAATGTTTTATTATTCTGTTGTTTcgattgtgtgtgtttgtgtttagtttttaaattaaccccataagaacccagacccatttttcCTTAAGAATAAATTTTGTGGAATATACCACAAGCCAGGTGGACCACAGAAGCCTTttcttgatgtttttctgttacaccTATGTCACCATTAAATCTTATGGGTTCATATTCTGGAATTCAGTACTATTCTGCAGATATTTATACGTTGTCTTTTGTTGGCTCTCAGCAGTTGTCCTTTTTTTCCGTTGCATGGCAGGAGGAGACATGCTATCCACAGCAGCGACTCTACGTCTTCCTCCTCAGATGATGAGATATTTCAGAGGCGCAGGATCAAGAGCAGGAGCAGACCAGTCAACAGGTGTGTGTGCCAACAAAAAGCTGTGTATACAATTCATAGAACAAGTTTAAAGCcataaagtttaaatatttaagaaaactaaaaacGTTAAGCTAAGAATAGCCTTTACTCCAGTTGAGACCAGAGGTTTTCCAGCAATGACAACTTAAAAGAATCTGAGCACTTTTCTTTGACATTCAATTTCCATGTTATTTTATACACAGAAGGACTGATAAGActttttatcttaactgaaaGTGATTTCATGtgctttaataataataaaatattgatACTTTTCTTTGCCTGAAGATGTCTTCCAATGAACCTCATTAAAGAAGACCTACTGGGGATCCACAAAGACAGGATGAAAATTGGAGCGAGCCTCGCTGATGTTGACCCCATGCACATAGACAGAACAGTAAgttacataaaaacaacaaagattttctaatggttttttttcccatatgGATGTTTATGAAGATAAACCCATGCTTTGACTTAGATTTACAATGTTTTGTTATTGTAGgtatattttaattaatcttAGTAAAAATGGAATATAATAAATATTGAATTGCAAGCTTTCTGGATGCTGTACAATGTGTCCATCATCCTACCATTGTGTGTGATGCAGGTGCGGTTTGACAGCATCGGAGGTTTGAGCAGACACATCCTAGCATTGAAGGAGATGGTGGTGTTTCCTCTTCTTTACCCAGAAGTCTTTGAGAGGTTCAAAATACAGCCCCCCAGGTAAACACTGTTTCTGTGTACAAACCAAAAAGCTGTgtagtttttgtaaatattaaaatgtcGCAAAAAACATTAGGCTTTAGATATTAATGTTTAAACTTGAAGTTAACGAGTTATGGATTCAAGGTTTTTAACACttaatccaaaaatgttttaaaaaattgagtCTAATTTGCATATAGTTTctagaaaagctgtttttgacTCGCTTGCAGgcattttttatggttttggcACAATTGCCACTAATAAATGCTAGGCCTAAGTCTGTGGAGATTCTAGGTCATGTTATCACATGATTCTGTTCTTCAGAGCAACTAGATTTCAAAGGTTCattaagaaaacctttttctgctcattttagtAGCTTCTTCAGCTCATTTGTTCTTGGTTCTTTCCTCTTCTATCCTAGAACTCTTCAGGCTGTTGTAACTTATGTTTCTGCCTGTTTTTAGGGGCTGTCTCTTTTACGGGCCTCCAGGAACTGGAAAAACTCTGGTAGCCAGAGCGCTGGCTAATGAGTGCAGTCAGGGGGAAAAGAAAGTGTCGTTCTTCATGAGAAAAGGAGCTGACTGTCTGAGTAAATGGGTGGGAGAATCTGAGAGACAGTTGAGACTGCTGTTTGACCAGGTAAACTAAACTTACCTTTTTGGGATCATTATAGCTTGAACTTATTTTCTCTCCTAACATAATAGAAAATATTGGCTTCTTTAACTACTTCAAATGTCTGTGACACATCAGCTTGAAAGTAAAATTGAAATCATTGTACATCAAATGGATATTTTTAAACCTATTTGTTGCCACATTCTTTTTAGGCTTATCAGATGCGTCCATCCATCATTTTCTTTGATGAGATAGACGGTTTGGCTCCAGTCAGGTCCAGTCGTCAGGATCAGATCCACAGGTTACTTCCTTCCTAAAGACACACATCCACAGGACCacttgttctttattttttcttttctttttttcctctccggGAAGACaacaattttcctttttgttttctatcGGTAGCTCAATTGTGTCTACCCTCTTGGCACTTATGGATGGGTTGGACAGCAGGGGGGAAGTTGTTGTTATTGGAGCAACAAACAGACTGGACTCCATCGATCCAGCACTCAGGAGACCTGGACGCTTCGACAGAGAGTTTCTTTTTGGGCTCCCAGACAGAGACGTAAGCATTTCTAAGATTTCAAATGAGAATGCAAATAATTTTGTCTGAAGTCAAAGGAAAAACCTGTTTGTTGGTTAATATTAAGTAACAGTAAATTTAGGGGGGAAAACATGAGTAATAAGTTTgggtgttttcctttttgtggcaggcaagaaaagaaattctgaaaatCCACACCAGACAGTGGACTCCTCAACCTTCAGACACATTCCTGGAGGAACTTGCAGATAAATGTGTTGGTATGTTGCTGCTGCTGGTCTGCAGCATAGATGTACATGTGATTTACTGCTCTGTTTATTGATCTGTTTACTGAACAAATGATTTTTAGCTGTGTCTAACTAGAGTTTGGTGAGGtgaaatccttttacatttatcCATAGACTTCCTTTCTAACTACATCCTACAAGTATACttagaggatgaagataaactgaCAGTTAACACCAACCCACTTGTTTTTTAGGGTATTGTGGGGCCGATATAAAGGCGGTGTGTTCGGAGGCCGCTCTTTGTGCGCTGCGGCGGCGCTACCCTCAGATCTACTCCTCAACACAGAAACTTCTGTTGGACGTCGACTCCATTGTCATCACCAGCAAAGACTTTGTGTTCGCCATGTCCAAAATGGTGCCAGCTGCCCAAAGGTAATGTGAAAATAATCCAGCAATTTGTACaataatttgactttttgttgtGGCTGAAGACTATAAACAACACCAAGAACAACAGCTTTATGATGTTTTCCACCAATAtatctatttttaaatacaatgaTCTTTGAAGAAAGGCTGCATTCTGTTTTTGGGTGGAGGTCAAatgggttttaaattttttctcaAGTAACAGCTATGGATTCTGCTAGCTCtttaaaatccattttattCATGAAACATTAACAGTCAGCTTTGTGGATGTCCTGGTGTCTCAACACTGTAACTCTTGTAACTAGACattggttttgcttttttctgtcattcaGGGTAGTAGTGTCCCCTGCCAAAGCGTTGATACCTGCTATTCGTCCTCTGTTGGGAGCCACCCTGCAGAGCATCCTGCTTCTAGTCAGGAAAGTGTTCCCGCATGCTGAACAGGGTCTGAAGAGAAAGAGAGAACCAGGTGCAGTCTATTCACTCTTTTACTTTCAGCTTTTCCTATTCTACTTTCAGACATTCTTAGGGAcgttgaaaacactttttttgttcttcagtattataataattattattcttGCTAATTTACTTAACAAGCAACTAACAACAAATGCCAAAGcaactttctttattttatatacATATTAAGGCTATTTAACTAGTGTTTAggtatttttatgctttttaaaagaattgagcactaatttttaaaaggaaatgtaTTCCTAATGCAGGGATAGTTGACATTGAATATCACACCTTTATGTTGTTTTCTGAGACGTATATCAGCtcatttgaaatcattttttatgtttgtttgtttttccttttagaaATGCTTAATAAATTATGTCCATTTTTCCAGTAAATGTATTTATCTGGTTGGGGTTTGAGTTATTCTGATTGTGTTTAACAGATGAGCCTTGTGAAGGCTTTGAGGATGATCTGATGTTCAGTGAAGACGAGAGCTCTGAAGTCACTTCTGGAAAACTGACATCTCAGCCTCAGCTCAAAATCAAAGACGCAAACGGCCTCCTTAACCTCGACAGGTTATTAATTCATTCTGTTGTGTAAATAATTGCCAAACACAtttccagtttttgttttgatctgGTACTTTTAGCTTAAAAACTTCAGTCTTCTTTATTCCCCCTTTTCTAGAAGTGCATTCAGCCAGCCGATGTCGTACCGGCCCCGGCTTTTGCTGGAGGGACGACCGGGCTCGGGTCAAAGCTCCCACCTGGCCCCTGCTGTTCTGCACGCTCTGGAAAAGTTCACTGTGTACACTCTGGACATGGCTGTGCTTTTTGGAGCCAGTGCATGTACACCTGAAGaaacctgtgctcaggtgaatATGAGTAACTCTGAAATTTAGGCATTTTGTGTCAGGAACTATGCCAATACTATTTAACCATTTAATTATGTTCAAATAtgcaagaaataaataaaacagaaataaaaacaagtctaatttagtgtaattttctTCACATACATTGACGACTGCATGATTGAATCTAAAAATGTGTGCTCCCTGCCACTGTGCATGAACAGTCCTGTGTTTTG encodes the following:
- the psma2 gene encoding proteasome subunit alpha type-2; the protein is MAERGYSFSLTTFSPSGKLVQIEYALAAVAAGAPSVGIKASNGVVLATEKKQKSILYDEQSVHKVEPITKHIGMVYSGMGPDYRVLVRRARKLAQQYYLVYQEPIPTGQLVQRVASVMQEYTQSGGVRPFGVSLLIAGWDEDHPYLFQSDPSGAYFAWKATAMGKNYVNGKTFLEKRYNNDLELEDAIHTAILTLKESFEGQMTEENIEVGICNEAGFKRLTPAEVKDYLAAIA